The DNA region TCTCCGGACATTGTGGTGAGATCGTTATGAAAGGAAAATCAGCCATCTCACTCACGATTCTAGGTATTCCGTGTTTTCTAAGCAATTGGAGATTGTCACCTCTCTCGCCGGCTCCATGAAGGAAAAGTATGAGAGGCCAGTCGGCTTCTTCTGAGGAGTACTGCAGTGGGAGGGATATTAAGTAGTCGAGCCTCCTGTTCAGCGAGTAAGCAATTGTTGATGAATGAAGTTCCATAGATACACCTCCTTAACGGTCTTCACTCTACAGCATAGCATTAGGAATTGAGAATTCCTTACCCCAGCCATAGTGAAGAATCATCTCTTAAGAAGGAAAATAGTAGTTAGTTCTAGACTAAGTACACTTCATCAAACATCGGTTCGAGTGTTTCTTCTCAAGTTCGCTGAGCTCGTATCCATAGTCAGTTAAGTACGCCTTCCTATCAAACAGTATTTCTTGCTCTCCTTTCTGAATCATCAGAAATCCTCTTTGGAGATTTACAGATGCTAATTAGCTTCTTGAACCTGTTTGCAGGACTTCAAGCCTGTTAATGAGTTTTTTTGATGAACGAAGTTCGAAATTATCCTTGACCTTCTCTTGCCTTGAAGACTGACTGTCCTGCCAGAATCGTTTCCTCCACTTCCAGTTTTCTGTTGAGTAGTACAAGATCAGCAACGAATCCCTCTTTGAATCTGCCTCTGTTGGGTATTCCAAGATTTTGAAGAGCGTTATATGAAGTCACTTTAGCCAGTTCTTGAAGACTACAGTCAGTCCACCTGTGAAAGTTATTGGCTGCCCTTTCCATAGTAAGAGTGCTTCCTGCAAGAGTTCCATCTTCAAGTGTTGCCGTACTGCCTTTGACTTCCACTTTTAGACCCCCGAGATCATACATTCCATCACTGAGACCGGTTGCGTCAAGCGAGTCGGTGACCAAGATAATAGCTTCACTGCCACGCATTTTGTGGACCATTTGGACAAACTCTGGCGCTGTGTGAATTCCATCTACTATCATCTCAAGCTTCATAGGTAGTAGGAAACCTGCCCCGACACAACCTATTTCTCTGTGGTGAAGAACGTTCATACCGTTAGGAAAGTGAGTCATCCTTCCACAACCAGATTCATAAGCCTCTTTGATTTGAGAATAAGTGGCATCTGTGTGTCCAATTGAAACAATAATCTCATGCTTGAATATTTCGGGAAGGACCTCTAGGAAGCCCTCGATCTCTGGAGCCATTGTTATCAGCACGACGATATCGGAAAGCACTGATCTGAGCTCCTTGATTGTTGCTGGTCTTATTGCAGAGGGATTCTGAGCCCCTTTCTTCTTAGGGTTAATATATGGTCCCTCGTAGTGCACTCCTCGAACGGCCGTTCTGGGTCTTTCACTCACATAGTTTGAGACAAGGTCAGCCACTCTCTTCATTTCATTTGAGTCTGCGGAGACCGTAGTGGGAATTAGAGAAGTTACGCCGTGAGTTTCAGCAAATCTCTCCCACTCTTGAAGATCTCCTGTATTCATCGTCATGCAGTTAATCCCAACTGCACCATGCGAATGTGTATCGACAAAGCCAGGCATAGCTATTGAATTGAATTCTCCACCGATTCTTGCAATTGCTTCGATT from Mesotoga sp. BH458_6_3_2_1 includes:
- the nagA gene encoding N-acetylglucosamine-6-phosphate deacetylase, which translates into the protein MELERVLVVDPVDGEYTANVRISGTKIEAIARIGGEFNSIAMPGFVDTHSHGAVGINCMTMNTGDLQEWERFAETHGVTSLIPTTVSADSNEMKRVADLVSNYVSERPRTAVRGVHYEGPYINPKKKGAQNPSAIRPATIKELRSVLSDIVVLITMAPEIEGFLEVLPEIFKHEIIVSIGHTDATYSQIKEAYESGCGRMTHFPNGMNVLHHREIGCVGAGFLLPMKLEMIVDGIHTAPEFVQMVHKMRGSEAIILVTDSLDATGLSDGMYDLGGLKVEVKGSTATLEDGTLAGSTLTMERAANNFHRWTDCSLQELAKVTSYNALQNLGIPNRGRFKEGFVADLVLLNRKLEVEETILAGQSVFKAREGQG